In Erythrolamprus reginae isolate rEryReg1 chromosome 10, rEryReg1.hap1, whole genome shotgun sequence, one DNA window encodes the following:
- the PHETA1 gene encoding sesquipedalian-1 produces the protein MKLNERSLSFYATCDSPADHDGFLHKKGERNSAYHRRWFVLRGNMLFYFEERESREPLGVIILEGCTVELCQASEEFAFAIRFDGPKSRTYVLAAESQAALERWVKALSRASFDYLRLVVRELEKQLEEMRAATPGAQPGLRRRLVYRKNKTAPNLELTTHPQEKPSLPVCIPGKENGCALWNNSEASSSLSPVCRGVNSYSGAKSYDGGLKPPPLPPRRRSLPSGSGGPSSDGPLSVSVVCFSQLHSWYGQEIVEVRKAWLESRKEKDSSL, from the coding sequence ATGAAGCTGAACGAGAGGAGCCTTTCCTTCTACGCTACCTGCGACTCCCCAGCCGACCACGACGGCTTCCTGCACAAGAAGGGCGAGCGGAACTCGGCCTACCACCGGCGCTGGTTCGTCCTGCGGGGCAACATGCTCTTCTACTTTGAGGAGCGGGAGAGCCGGGAGCCCCTGGGCGTCATCATTCTGGAGGGCTGCACGGTGGAGCTGTGCCAGGCCAGCGAGGAGTTTGCCTTTGCCATCCGATTCGACGGACCCAAATCCCGCACCTACGTGCTGGCGGCCGAGAGCCAAGCCGCCCTGGAGCGCTGGGTCAAGGCGCTCTCCCGAGCCAGCTTCGACTACCTGCGCCTGGTGGTGAGAGAGCTGGAGAAGCAGCTGGAGGAGATGCGGGCGGCCACGCCGGGCGCCCAACCGGGGCTGAGACGGCGGCTAGTGTATCggaaaaacaaaacggctcccaaTTTGGAACTGACTACCCATCCGCAGGAGAAACCCTCCCTGCCCGTTTGCATCCCCGGGAAGGAGAACGGCTGTGCCTTATGGAATAACTCAGAAGCCTCGTCCAGCTTGTCTCCTGTCTGCAGAGGGGTAAACTCTTACAGTGGGGCCAAGAGCTACGACGGGGGGCtcaagccgccgccgttgccccCAAGGAGACGGTCCCTGCCGAGCGGTTCCGGTGGCCCAAGCTCGGATGGACCCCTGTCGGTGAGCGTGGTGTGTTTCTCCCAACTGCATAGCTGGTACGGCCAGGAGATTGTGGAGGTGCGGAAGGCCTGGCTGGAGAGTCGGAAGGAGAAGGACAGCAGCCTTTGA